One part of the Lapillicoccus jejuensis genome encodes these proteins:
- a CDS encoding RNA polymerase sigma factor yields the protein MWAPDDVVQQPDDVAERLVAGDRDALAEAYRRWAPLVHTIAVRGLQDAHEAEDVTQQVFVAAWNGRQTLRPGPDAVPRWLVGIARHKVADVRTARWRAQRNLQAVGSVTRLEDVRHDEEVTSRVVVAHELEQLGEPRGTVLRLAVVEGRTAAEVADELDLPLGTVKSHVRRGLVQLRSRLKEV from the coding sequence ATGTGGGCGCCCGACGACGTCGTGCAGCAGCCCGACGACGTCGCGGAGCGGCTCGTCGCCGGTGACCGGGACGCGCTCGCCGAGGCCTACCGGCGCTGGGCGCCGCTCGTGCACACGATCGCCGTCCGCGGCCTGCAGGACGCCCACGAGGCGGAGGACGTCACCCAGCAGGTCTTCGTCGCGGCCTGGAACGGGCGGCAGACGCTGCGGCCCGGGCCCGACGCGGTCCCGCGGTGGCTCGTCGGGATCGCCCGGCACAAGGTCGCCGACGTCCGGACGGCGCGCTGGCGCGCCCAGCGCAACCTGCAGGCGGTCGGCTCGGTCACCCGGCTGGAGGACGTGCGGCACGACGAGGAGGTCACGAGCCGCGTCGTCGTCGCCCACGAGCTCGAGCAGCTCGGCGAGCCCCGCGGCACGGTGCTGCGGCTCGCCGTGGTCGAGGGTCGCACCGCCGCCGAGGTGGCCGACGAGCTCGACCTGCCGCTCGGGACGGTCAAGAGCCACGTCCGTCGGGGACTCGTCCAGCTCCGTTCGCGCCTGAAGGAGGTCTGA
- a CDS encoding DUF58 domain-containing protein — protein sequence MALSWRVPALLLLGLVAVVVQPTREVVLLWVAGVVVLTLLDVVLAVSPRRLLVEREADAQVRLGDSGTSTLLLTNPGRRTLRALVRDAWQPSAGAAGDRHRLVLKGGERRRLTTTLTPTRRGDRLADRVTVRSFGPLRLGARQRSLDVGGAVRALPPFHSRKHLPSRLAALRQLDGRSAVRVRGQGTEFDSLRDYVEGDDVRSIDWRATARRRHAVVRTWQPERDRRVILVLDTSRTSAARIEDQPRLDAAMDAALLLAALASRAGDRVDLVAGDRWVRARVGSANRTTLLADLVQAMAPLEPALLEASWPTLASAVADTSRRRALVVLLTALEPSVVETSLLPTLATMTAHHRVVVASVGDPALAEMAGRRSTTAEVYDAAAAERTLALRERTAATLGRLGVTVLEADPEHLPPRLADHYLLLKSQGLL from the coding sequence CCCTGCTCGACGTCGTCCTCGCCGTCAGCCCGCGCCGGCTGCTGGTCGAGCGGGAGGCCGACGCGCAGGTGCGCCTCGGCGACTCCGGCACCTCGACGCTGCTGCTGACCAACCCGGGCCGGCGCACCCTGCGCGCGCTCGTGCGTGACGCGTGGCAGCCGTCGGCGGGGGCCGCCGGCGACCGGCACCGCCTCGTGCTCAAGGGCGGGGAGCGGCGGCGCCTGACGACCACGCTCACCCCGACCCGACGCGGCGACCGGCTCGCCGACCGGGTCACCGTGCGCAGCTTCGGGCCGCTGCGGCTCGGCGCCCGGCAGCGCTCGCTCGACGTCGGGGGCGCGGTGCGCGCGCTGCCGCCCTTCCACTCGCGCAAGCACCTGCCGTCGCGGCTCGCCGCCCTGCGCCAGCTCGACGGCCGCTCGGCCGTGCGGGTCCGCGGCCAGGGCACCGAGTTCGACTCGCTGCGCGACTACGTCGAGGGCGACGACGTGCGCTCGATCGACTGGCGAGCCACCGCCCGGCGCCGGCACGCCGTGGTGCGGACCTGGCAGCCCGAGCGCGACCGCCGCGTCATCCTCGTCCTCGACACCTCGCGCACCTCCGCCGCGCGCATCGAGGACCAGCCCCGGCTCGACGCCGCCATGGACGCCGCCCTCCTGCTCGCCGCGCTCGCCTCGCGCGCCGGCGACCGGGTCGACCTCGTCGCCGGCGACCGCTGGGTCCGGGCCCGGGTCGGCTCGGCCAACCGCACGACGCTGCTCGCCGACCTCGTCCAGGCCATGGCGCCGCTCGAGCCGGCCCTGCTCGAGGCGTCCTGGCCGACCCTCGCGTCCGCCGTCGCCGACACCTCCCGGCGGCGCGCGCTCGTCGTGCTGCTCACCGCGCTCGAGCCCTCCGTCGTCGAGACCTCGCTGCTGCCGACCCTCGCGACGATGACCGCGCACCACCGCGTCGTCGTCGCCTCGGTCGGCGACCCCGCTCTCGCCGAGATGGCCGGGCGCCGCTCGACCACGGCCGAGGTGTACGACGCCGCCGCGGCCGAGCGCACCCTCGCCCTGCGCGAGCGCACCGCGGCGACCCTCGGCCGGCTCGGCGTCACGGTCCTCGAGGCCGACCCGGAGCACCTGCCGCCCCGGCTCGCCGACCACTACCTGCTGCTCAAGAGCCAGGGCCTGCTCTAG
- a CDS encoding class F sortase, whose protein sequence is MAGRISRGRVVGALSAALLAGGATAYATVGDVGANAVPAPPSPTSSAAPAVPSPTGPTGAAGTTGAASAAAPRPTVTARDARITAAAAVAAPVRLQVGQIGLDLPVVPEAVAGDGQMALPPTPFEAGWYRYGPAPGDPDGAAVVAAHVDTRDAGVGPMAGLGSVRPGASVVVTSADGTRHTYRVESVRSVAKTSLDLRALFTRTGPPRLHLVTCGGEYDRVARHYENNVVVVAVPTGP, encoded by the coding sequence ATGGCCGGTCGCATCTCGCGCGGGAGGGTGGTCGGCGCGCTGTCGGCCGCCCTCCTCGCGGGCGGCGCGACGGCGTACGCCACGGTCGGGGACGTCGGGGCGAACGCCGTCCCGGCGCCCCCGTCCCCCACCTCGTCCGCGGCTCCCGCCGTCCCGTCCCCCACCGGCCCCACGGGGGCGGCGGGGACGACGGGTGCGGCGTCGGCCGCGGCCCCCCGCCCGACCGTCACGGCCCGGGACGCCCGGATCACCGCGGCGGCCGCGGTCGCCGCCCCGGTGCGCCTGCAGGTGGGCCAGATCGGGCTCGACCTGCCGGTCGTGCCCGAGGCGGTCGCCGGCGACGGGCAGATGGCCCTGCCCCCGACCCCGTTCGAGGCGGGCTGGTACCGCTACGGACCCGCGCCCGGCGACCCCGACGGCGCGGCCGTCGTCGCGGCCCACGTCGACACCCGCGACGCCGGCGTCGGGCCGATGGCCGGGCTGGGGTCGGTGCGCCCGGGGGCGTCGGTCGTCGTCACCTCGGCGGACGGCACCCGGCACACCTACCGCGTCGAGTCGGTGCGCAGCGTGGCGAAGACCTCGCTGGACCTGCGCGCCCTCTTCACCCGCACCGGACCACCGCGACTGCACCTCGTGACCTGCGGCGGCGAGTACGACCGCGTCGCCCGGCACTACGAGAACAACGTCGTCGTCGTCGCCGTCCCGACCGGCCCCTGA
- a CDS encoding DUF4397 domain-containing protein, whose product MKALRPLAVLALAGAPLLVAAPAHAAGDATVSILHAVPGATVDVYANGKALLTDFKPGTLTDPQMLPAGTYDLKVTAAGAGAGGTAVTEAKGVNVPEGANITVVAHLTADGKPVLTPYVNDTSMVPAGQARLTVRHDAAAPAVDVRANGTAVLKNLTNPNEATAVVPAGTVKADVTLAGTSTVAIGPADLPLKEGANTVVYAWGSATDNNLQLAVQTITGMDSAPGGVNAGSGGQAAANADLTRVLLVGGAAVLAGGLVLLPRRRAAKVAQR is encoded by the coding sequence ATGAAGGCCCTGCGCCCGCTCGCCGTCCTCGCCCTCGCGGGGGCCCCGCTGCTCGTCGCCGCCCCGGCCCACGCCGCCGGTGACGCCACCGTCTCGATCCTGCACGCCGTCCCCGGCGCCACGGTCGACGTCTACGCCAACGGCAAGGCCCTGCTGACCGACTTCAAGCCGGGCACCCTCACCGACCCGCAGATGCTGCCCGCCGGCACCTACGACCTCAAGGTCACCGCCGCCGGCGCCGGCGCCGGCGGCACGGCCGTCACCGAGGCCAAGGGCGTCAACGTGCCCGAGGGCGCGAACATCACCGTCGTCGCGCACCTCACGGCGGACGGCAAGCCGGTCCTCACGCCGTACGTCAACGACACCTCGATGGTGCCCGCCGGCCAGGCGCGGCTCACCGTCCGTCACGACGCGGCCGCCCCGGCCGTCGACGTGCGCGCCAACGGCACCGCGGTGCTGAAGAACCTCACCAACCCCAACGAGGCGACCGCGGTGGTCCCGGCGGGCACGGTCAAGGCCGACGTGACCCTGGCCGGCACGAGCACCGTGGCCATCGGCCCGGCCGACCTGCCGCTCAAGGAGGGCGCCAACACGGTCGTCTACGCGTGGGGCAGCGCCACCGACAACAACCTGCAGCTCGCGGTGCAGACCATCACCGGGATGGACTCCGCCCCCGGCGGCGTCAACGCCGGCTCCGGCGGCCAGGCCGCCGCGAACGCCGACCTGACCCGGGTGCTGCTCGTCGGCGGCGCCGCGGTGCTCGCCGGTGGTCTGGTCCTGCTGCCGCGCCGCCGCGCGGCCAAGGTCGCCCAGCGCTGA
- a CDS encoding fasciclin domain-containing protein, translating to MSLSVRRCLTASTALAVVAAAGVAGAATSSAAPSTSGTQSLVSVLMADGDTFDGNWDDYDILTQAVVAVLKAKPDSPVKVLADGTTPVTAFLPTDRAFQDLAKSLTGTTYHQERGVFNALVSAAGVDTIEAVLLYHVVPGATVTSADVLAKRTTKVNTALPEAGLTIATISAPYGVVRLRDLDTTSKDAYLIGSQLDINKGNKQIAHGITSVLRPIDLP from the coding sequence ATGTCCCTGTCCGTGCGCCGCTGTCTCACCGCCTCCACCGCGCTCGCCGTCGTCGCGGCCGCCGGGGTGGCGGGCGCCGCCACCAGCTCGGCCGCCCCCAGCACCTCCGGCACCCAGAGCCTCGTCTCCGTCCTCATGGCCGACGGCGACACCTTCGACGGCAACTGGGACGACTACGACATCCTCACCCAGGCCGTCGTCGCCGTGCTCAAGGCCAAGCCGGACTCCCCCGTCAAGGTCCTCGCCGACGGCACCACGCCGGTCACCGCGTTCCTCCCGACCGACCGCGCGTTCCAGGACCTCGCCAAGAGCCTCACCGGCACGACGTACCACCAGGAGCGGGGCGTCTTCAACGCCCTCGTCTCGGCCGCCGGGGTCGACACCATCGAGGCCGTCCTGCTCTACCACGTCGTCCCCGGGGCGACCGTGACGTCCGCCGACGTGCTGGCCAAGCGCACCACCAAGGTCAACACCGCGCTGCCCGAGGCCGGGCTGACCATCGCCACCATCTCGGCGCCGTACGGCGTCGTGCGGCTGCGCGACCTCGACACCACCAGCAAGGACGCCTACCTCATCGGGTCGCAGCTCGACATCAACAAGGGCAACAAGCAGATCGCGCACGGCATCACCTCGGTGCTGCGCCCGATCGACCTCCCCTGA